One genomic segment of Anticarsia gemmatalis isolate Benzon Research Colony breed Stoneville strain chromosome Z, ilAntGemm2 primary, whole genome shotgun sequence includes these proteins:
- the LOC142986645 gene encoding uncharacterized protein LOC142986645 — protein MDVLAPYMLYNTQMGNRDTEAANESHTQGVTETSAENPTSAAVEDTVATGNNKPVPTTSHSSRQLRSTSRANHEPAPSTSRSFLEQPSRNRAMLRNMRSTARSTNEQQARNRANNEPAPSTSRPLQGQQSRNRAMLRNMPSTARSTIEQQATNTANNEPAHSTSRPLPEQRPPNRVMLRNMPCTARSTIEQQATNRPYFHPEPNTARPFPEQRPNRGYYQPISSTARSTNEQQATNGANYHPVFQMPSMPQSAYYVPPPGAPIDGFDNVLTEFYLGLEKRRREDMKKKQAEIESRKYAFELFVGSLVESAAKYPAWLQEDIKKQFFNTMQDAEQRFRRL, from the coding sequence ATGGATGTTTTAGCGCCTTATATGCTATACAACACACAAATGGGCAATAGAGACACCGAAGCCGCGAACGAAAGTCATACTCAAGGTGTGACTGAAACATCAGCAGAAAATCCAACAAGTGCAGCGGTGGAAGATACTGTAGCAACTGGCAACAACAAGCCGGTGCCAACCACATCTCACTCCTCACGTCAACTACGATCAACAAGCAGAGCCAACCACGAACCAGCGCCTTCAACGTCACGCTCGTTTCTAGAGCAACCATCTAGAAATCGAGCTATGTTAAGAAATATGCGATCCACCGCGCGCAGCACAAACGAGCAACAAGCTAGAAACAGAGCCAACAACGAACCGGCGCCTTCCACATCACGCCCGTTACAGGGGCAACAGTCACGAAATCGGGCGATGTTAAGAAATATGCCATCCACCGCGCGCAGCACAATCGAGCAACAAGCTACGAACACAGCCAACAACGAGCCCGCGCATTCCACATCACGCCCCTTACCGGAGCAACGACCACCAAATCGAGTGATGTTAAGAAATATGCCATGCACCGCGCGCAGCACAATCGAGCAACAAGCTACGAACAGACCCTACTTCCATCCCGAGCCAAATACAGCACGCCCATTCCCCGAGCAACGGCCAAATAGAGGGTATTATCAACCTATTTCATCCACCGCGCGCAGCACAAACGAGCAACAAGCTACAAATGGGGCCAACTACCACCCCGTTTTTCAAATGCCATCTATGCCACAAAGCGCATATTATGTACCACCTCCAGGAGCCCCTATCGATGGTTTCGATAATGTATTAACAGAGTTTTATCTTGGATTAGAAAAGCGCCGTCGCGAGGATATGAAGAAAAAGCAGGCCGAAATTGAATCTAGAAAATATGCTTTTGAACTTTTTGTCGGTAGTCTCGTAGAGTCAGCAGCTAAATATCCTGCTTGGTTGCAAGAAgatattaaaaagcaattttttaaCACTATGCAAGATGCTGAGCAAAGATTCCGAAGGTTGTAA